A genomic segment from Dermatobacter hominis encodes:
- a CDS encoding FtsX-like permease family protein — translation MLAALLRQRRRLLLATVAIALSVGYLAGALNLLDRVGTGLDALAASGSGPAELVVEGGIAYESPTEQVRRLVPGAIGAAVAEVPGVAAASSRIEDTAPLVGPDGETLVPLGLTEQPVGANFPSDPRLSPYEFAEGGPPTTAEQVAIDQRSATEGGVGVGDQVVVVGRAGAAPYTVSGIVRTEGGGLPPGSSLALLTTEEARIRFDRPNDDNTVDLLLEPDADVEQVRSTIAAMLPPGIDVVDGATAAQHRQESTDRSFALVRSLILGFAGLALIVGMVTVGNSLALLYAERRRTFAGLRLVGAKPWQLLTAALAEAASLALVASLLGAPLGLLLGRLIEGALGALNTSVPVAGSAVSWSALAWAVAIGVVATVVAAVLPAARACRVPPIEAVSHAAAPRPRTFVQSMARVGLVAVVLGLAAALLVSRGEAGLDPLALGIGVAVAVCVLGLLPLVLSGLVSGAVRLLPLRPSALRTIASRDVARHRSRTAATAAALILATAVVSGLAVFLASFASSVDGEVRDLVRADLVVDSGTFTRGGLPEDLVTKVSDLSTVSAASGWEIGRGWVGTRPVRMTGFDMASLETLLNPRWVGEPPPALDAASIVVSSRLADELGLEVGSTVPITFTSTGAESLRVAGIYSSGDLLLGDLVLDRSVVKRQVPATTDIAALVALDPDDAASRAQVEELAAASGVSSVLQPEAFVERRSDVLHGFQRVIEWMLLFTLVQALIGVVNTLLLSVGERRRELGLLRASGASRRQLLRMVLGEGVSLAVVGTLVGLAVGLVGARLGVAALSSLGLSSFTVPIGTVLVVGCAAAALGVLATVAPARWASAVPPLEAVFDDGDLRSRPRRAQRPRLHRFGKAGFHWTGDADLITDPAAPPSTAFPPHPAGAPPTVPPPAVAALAASGRAVEPAAPQRRRAPRIAPLPLRQPPTPAAASAATAAASPRVEVAPAGPVAPEPARPPLPRRERPEPAAPVSEAPVAPVIGPAAHAPVSPVVEPVAEAPTTGAPTTGAPIEPPVEVPAEPVVEAPAAAPAFFDAPSTEPAAPVVRAALPWGSDRTEPTAAPPVEEPAAPEPAAAELAAEGPAPEAPPVEPTEPAEPARVRPALPWGGRPTPASPAAEVPPAEVPPAAAAPVEPAAPEVPARPLPWGERSEPAAPAAEAPAVEVPAAEAPAPEAPPVEPAAPAAPARPLPWGERPEPEVAPAEAPPAEVPPVAVPPAAAVPPVADVPPAVEVPPAVEVPPVVEVPPEAPAPAWASGPHEEAPGVPLEPAATDDEPAFAPPVRRRSRKSASAGTTRRRRSRSRTADQGSEAAPEPVPPVEADAPTVEVTGDAFGTEPRTGVDPNVNARSAGRPPAGPVGPEAWTVEEPRVPRAPFATGPLPRTPDGVRFGVGQAPTEGGGGADRSTGPFRPVGEPFSHRAGHGGPGPSPFGRRPGPPEQEPSGPGPRRPDPLGAAIGRLDPASARACAGALEVASSVLAGGERVERLVAGRAKGLPCVVARTERRLLVVADRPGQPLVESLHPLQTMVGVEAAGDGTAVLVVSDGRRVMRLQGIREVAEAELLAGSHRADPTYF, via the coding sequence ATGCTGGCCGCCCTGCTCCGCCAGCGCCGACGCCTGCTGCTCGCGACCGTGGCGATCGCCCTGTCGGTCGGCTACCTCGCCGGTGCGCTGAACCTGTTGGACCGGGTGGGGACCGGCCTCGACGCGCTGGCGGCGTCGGGCTCCGGCCCGGCGGAGCTCGTGGTCGAGGGCGGCATCGCGTACGAGTCGCCGACCGAGCAGGTCCGCCGTCTCGTCCCCGGCGCGATCGGGGCGGCGGTGGCCGAGGTCCCGGGCGTGGCCGCTGCGTCGTCGCGCATCGAGGACACCGCCCCGCTCGTCGGACCCGACGGCGAGACGCTCGTCCCCCTGGGGCTCACCGAGCAACCGGTCGGCGCCAACTTCCCGTCGGACCCGCGCCTGTCGCCCTACGAGTTCGCCGAGGGCGGCCCACCGACGACTGCGGAGCAGGTCGCGATCGACCAGCGCTCCGCCACCGAGGGCGGCGTCGGCGTCGGCGACCAGGTGGTCGTGGTCGGCCGGGCCGGCGCCGCGCCCTACACCGTCTCCGGGATCGTCCGCACCGAGGGCGGCGGCCTCCCGCCCGGATCCAGCCTGGCGCTGCTCACCACCGAAGAGGCCCGGATCCGATTCGACCGCCCGAACGACGACAACACGGTCGACCTGCTGCTCGAGCCCGATGCCGACGTGGAGCAGGTCCGGTCGACGATCGCGGCGATGCTGCCGCCGGGCATCGACGTGGTCGACGGCGCGACCGCCGCGCAGCACCGCCAGGAGAGCACCGACCGCAGCTTCGCGCTGGTGCGGTCGCTGATCCTCGGCTTCGCAGGGCTGGCGCTCATCGTGGGCATGGTGACCGTCGGCAACTCGCTGGCGCTCCTCTACGCCGAGCGCCGCCGCACCTTCGCGGGGCTCCGCCTGGTCGGCGCCAAGCCGTGGCAGCTGCTCACCGCCGCGCTCGCCGAGGCCGCGTCGCTCGCCCTCGTCGCATCGCTGCTCGGCGCGCCGCTCGGCCTCCTGCTCGGCCGGCTCATCGAGGGCGCCCTCGGCGCGCTGAACACGTCGGTGCCGGTCGCCGGCTCGGCCGTCTCGTGGTCGGCGCTGGCGTGGGCCGTGGCCATCGGGGTCGTCGCCACGGTCGTGGCCGCCGTCCTCCCCGCCGCCCGGGCCTGCCGGGTGCCGCCGATCGAGGCCGTGAGCCACGCCGCCGCCCCGCGCCCACGGACCTTCGTGCAGTCGATGGCGCGGGTCGGGCTCGTGGCGGTCGTCCTCGGCCTGGCCGCGGCGCTGCTCGTGTCGAGGGGCGAGGCGGGCCTCGACCCGCTGGCGCTCGGGATCGGCGTCGCCGTCGCCGTGTGCGTGCTCGGCCTGCTGCCGCTCGTGCTGTCGGGCCTGGTGTCCGGTGCGGTGCGGCTCCTGCCCCTGCGGCCATCGGCCCTGCGGACCATCGCCTCCCGCGACGTGGCGCGGCACCGGTCCCGCACGGCCGCGACCGCGGCGGCGCTCATCCTGGCCACCGCCGTCGTGTCGGGCCTCGCCGTGTTCCTCGCCTCGTTCGCCAGCTCGGTGGACGGCGAGGTCCGGGACCTCGTCCGGGCCGACCTGGTCGTCGACTCGGGCACCTTCACCCGGGGCGGGCTGCCCGAGGACCTCGTGACCAAGGTGTCGGACCTGTCGACGGTGTCGGCCGCGAGCGGGTGGGAGATCGGCCGGGGGTGGGTGGGCACCAGACCCGTGCGGATGACCGGCTTCGACATGGCCTCGCTCGAGACCCTCCTGAACCCGCGGTGGGTGGGGGAGCCGCCGCCGGCGCTGGACGCCGCCAGCATCGTGGTGTCGTCACGACTGGCCGACGAGCTGGGCCTCGAGGTCGGTTCCACCGTCCCGATCACGTTCACGAGCACCGGGGCCGAGAGCCTCCGCGTCGCCGGCATCTACTCGTCGGGCGACCTGCTGCTCGGCGACCTGGTGCTCGACCGATCGGTCGTGAAGCGCCAGGTGCCGGCCACGACCGACATCGCCGCGCTCGTGGCGCTCGATCCCGACGACGCCGCCAGCCGCGCCCAGGTCGAGGAGCTGGCCGCGGCATCCGGCGTGTCGTCGGTGCTGCAGCCCGAGGCCTTCGTCGAGCGGCGGTCCGACGTGCTGCACGGGTTCCAGCGCGTGATCGAGTGGATGCTGCTGTTCACGCTCGTGCAGGCGCTGATCGGCGTCGTCAACACGCTGCTCCTGTCGGTGGGCGAGCGGCGCCGGGAGCTCGGGCTCCTGCGGGCGAGCGGTGCGTCGCGGCGGCAGCTGCTCCGGATGGTCCTCGGCGAGGGCGTGTCGCTCGCCGTCGTCGGCACGTTGGTCGGCCTCGCCGTCGGCCTGGTCGGCGCCCGACTCGGCGTGGCCGCCCTGTCGTCGCTCGGGCTGTCGTCGTTCACGGTCCCCATCGGCACCGTCCTCGTCGTCGGGTGCGCCGCGGCCGCGCTCGGGGTGCTGGCGACCGTGGCCCCCGCCCGATGGGCCTCGGCGGTGCCGCCGCTCGAGGCCGTGTTCGACGACGGCGACCTGCGCTCGCGCCCCCGCCGGGCGCAGCGCCCCCGCCTGCACCGCTTCGGCAAGGCGGGGTTCCACTGGACCGGCGACGCGGACCTCATCACCGATCCGGCGGCACCGCCGAGCACGGCGTTCCCGCCGCACCCCGCTGGTGCACCGCCGACCGTGCCGCCGCCGGCCGTGGCGGCCCTCGCCGCGTCGGGCCGGGCCGTCGAGCCAGCGGCACCGCAACGTCGGCGCGCGCCGCGGATCGCCCCCCTCCCGCTGCGGCAGCCCCCGACACCGGCGGCGGCATCGGCGGCGACCGCCGCAGCGTCGCCGAGGGTCGAGGTGGCCCCGGCCGGGCCGGTGGCGCCCGAGCCGGCCCGACCGCCGCTGCCGCGCCGCGAGCGCCCGGAGCCCGCTGCCCCGGTGTCCGAGGCGCCGGTCGCGCCGGTCATCGGGCCCGCCGCCCACGCGCCGGTCTCTCCGGTCGTCGAGCCGGTCGCCGAGGCACCGACCACCGGGGCGCCGACCACCGGGGCGCCGATCGAGCCACCCGTCGAGGTGCCGGCCGAGCCGGTCGTCGAGGCGCCCGCTGCCGCGCCCGCGTTCTTCGACGCCCCGTCGACCGAACCGGCCGCGCCCGTCGTGCGGGCTGCCCTGCCGTGGGGCTCCGACCGCACGGAGCCGACGGCGGCGCCACCGGTCGAGGAGCCGGCCGCTCCCGAGCCCGCCGCCGCGGAGCTCGCGGCCGAGGGGCCCGCTCCCGAGGCGCCGCCGGTGGAACCGACCGAGCCGGCCGAGCCGGCCCGCGTCCGGCCGGCGCTGCCATGGGGTGGGCGCCCGACGCCCGCCTCGCCGGCCGCCGAGGTGCCGCCTGCCGAGGTGCCGCCTGCCGCGGCGGCGCCGGTCGAGCCCGCTGCGCCCGAGGTGCCGGCCCGGCCCCTCCCGTGGGGCGAGCGATCCGAGCCGGCCGCGCCGGCAGCTGAGGCGCCCGCCGTCGAGGTGCCGGCGGCCGAGGCCCCCGCTCCCGAGGCGCCGCCGGTCGAGCCCGCCGCGCCGGCCGCCCCGGCGCGACCGCTGCCGTGGGGCGAGCGACCCGAGCCCGAGGTCGCGCCCGCCGAGGCCCCGCCTGCGGAGGTCCCGCCGGTGGCGGTCCCGCCGGCCGCCGCCGTGCCGCCGGTGGCCGACGTGCCGCCTGCGGTTGAGGTCCCCCCTGCGGTGGAGGTGCCGCCGGTCGTCGAGGTCCCGCCCGAGGCTCCCGCGCCCGCATGGGCGTCGGGTCCGCACGAGGAGGCGCCCGGGGTGCCGCTCGAGCCGGCGGCGACCGACGACGAGCCGGCCTTCGCCCCTCCGGTGCGCCGTCGCTCGCGCAAGAGCGCATCGGCGGGGACCACCCGCCGCCGCCGGTCGCGCTCGCGGACCGCGGACCAAGGTTCCGAGGCCGCCCCGGAGCCGGTGCCGCCGGTCGAGGCCGACGCACCGACGGTCGAGGTCACCGGCGACGCCTTCGGCACCGAGCCCCGGACCGGGGTCGATCCCAACGTGAACGCCCGTTCCGCCGGCCGCCCTCCGGCCGGGCCGGTCGGCCCCGAGGCCTGGACGGTCGAGGAGCCGCGAGTGCCGCGCGCCCCCTTCGCCACGGGCCCGCTGCCCCGAACGCCCGACGGCGTGCGCTTCGGCGTCGGCCAGGCACCGACCGAGGGTGGGGGTGGCGCCGATCGCTCCACCGGGCCGTTCCGGCCGGTCGGCGAGCCGTTCTCGCACCGCGCAGGACACGGCGGCCCTGGCCCCTCGCCGTTCGGCCGTCGGCCCGGTCCCCCCGAGCAGGAACCGTCCGGCCCGGGACCTCGCCGGCCGGATCCCCTCGGCGCCGCCATCGGCAGGCTCGACCCCGCCTCGGCCAGGGCGTGCGCCGGCGCGCTCGAGGTCGCCTCGTCCGTCCTCGCCGGCGGCGAGCGCGTCGAACGGCTGGTCGCCGGCCGCGCCAAGGGCCTGCCGTGCGTGGTCGCGCGGACCGAGCGGCGGCTCCTCGTCGTCGCCGACCGCCCTGGTCAGCCGCTCGTCGAGTCGCTGCACCCCCTCCAGACGATGGTGGGCGTCGAGGCCGCCGGCGACGGGACGGCCGTGCTCGTCGTGTCCGACGGTCGGCGCGTCATGCGCCTCCAGGGCATCCGCGAGGTCGCCGAGGCCGAGCTGCTGGCCGGCTCGCACCGCGCCGACCCGACGTACTTCTGA
- a CDS encoding amidohydrolase family protein, with protein sequence MSETGVVDSHVHLLPGRLGAKVRSIFEDLGGYRLAYEAEHSAVCEQLAAEGVSTIWTLPYAHRPDVAEGLNEAAAATAASDLAVDVVAGATVHPGDDDPVGVVRRAVEDGGARVLKLHCSVGDFGPLDPGLRPVWDYVEEVRLPVVVHAGRAPSGVSDEEDLAPLDELARRHPEARVIIAHCGHDQERHALRIVAEHPNVHADLTPVVNRLVQITPDDAARHADRLLFGTDAPNTELTAARCRAHVDGFGLGPEALGAVLGGNARRLVADVRS encoded by the coding sequence ATGAGCGAGACCGGCGTCGTCGACAGCCACGTTCACCTGCTGCCCGGCCGCCTCGGCGCCAAGGTGCGGTCGATCTTCGAGGACCTGGGCGGCTACCGCCTGGCCTACGAGGCCGAGCACTCGGCGGTGTGCGAGCAGCTCGCAGCGGAGGGGGTGTCGACGATCTGGACCCTCCCCTACGCGCACCGTCCCGATGTGGCCGAGGGCCTCAACGAGGCGGCGGCGGCCACCGCGGCGTCGGACCTGGCCGTCGACGTCGTGGCCGGCGCCACCGTCCACCCGGGTGATGACGACCCGGTCGGCGTCGTGCGCCGAGCGGTCGAGGACGGCGGCGCCCGGGTGCTCAAGCTCCACTGCTCGGTCGGCGACTTCGGCCCGCTCGATCCCGGTCTGCGGCCCGTGTGGGACTACGTCGAAGAGGTCCGGCTGCCCGTCGTCGTGCACGCCGGGCGGGCGCCGAGCGGCGTGTCCGACGAGGAGGACCTGGCACCGCTCGACGAGCTGGCCCGGCGTCACCCCGAGGCCCGCGTGATCATCGCCCACTGCGGCCACGACCAGGAGCGCCATGCGCTGCGGATCGTGGCCGAGCACCCGAACGTCCACGCCGACCTCACGCCGGTCGTGAACCGGCTCGTGCAGATCACGCCCGACGACGCGGCCCGCCACGCCGACCGCCTGCTGTTCGGCACCGACGCGCCGAACACCGAGCTGACCGCGGCACGGTGCCGGGCGCACGTTGACGGCTTCGGGCTCGGCCCCGAGGCGCTCGGCGCGGTGCTCGGCGGCAACGCCCGCCGGCTGGTCGCCGACGTCCGCAGCTGA
- the ileS gene encoding isoleucine--tRNA ligase — protein MDPAPPPADGGGTGRPPGQPYPTVPSRPDLPVIEQRLLDRWADQKTFERSVEQRPADDEFVFYDGPPFANGLPHYGHLLTGYVKDVVPRYQTMRGKRVERRFGWDCHGLPAEMMVEQESGIAGRAAITAFGIDKFNDLCRTSVLRYTDEWERYVTRQARWVDFADDYKTMDLPYMESVLWAFRQLWDKGLVYEAYRVMPYSWGAETPLSNFEIRLDDATRPRQDPALTVAFRVLADARPGRAGELLGDGPAEIWAWTTTPWTLPSNLALAAGPALEYSVVDVVDGPRAGTRVVLGTGALARYEKELGEGHEVVGTLTGADLGGVRYEPMFPYFAGRENSFRVLTDDFVTDDDGTGVVHMAPGFGEDDQRVSEANGIVLVCPVDDSGRFTSEVPDYQGQNVFDANPNVIADLKARGVVVRHDTYDHNYPHCWRTDTPIIYKAVSSWYVEVTAFRDRLVELNQDINWIPSHVRDGQFGKWLEGARDWSISRNRFWGSPIPVWRSDDPAYPRTDVYGSLEEIERDFGVRLTDLHRPTVDELVRPNPDDPTGRSMMRRVPEVFDCWFESGSMPFAQVHYPFENKSWFDEHSPADFIVEYIAQTRGWFYTLHVLSVALFDRPAFSNVICHGVVLDHEGRKLSKKLRNYPDPEEVMSTLGSDALRWYLMASPILRGGDLRIATDASDISEVVRLVINPIWNAYSFFTLYANADGERGALRTDSTHLLDRYVLAKTRELVESTQARMDAFDIAGTCADVVAFLDALNNWYIRRSRERFWGTGVTDEDRADARDTLFTVLTTLARVTAPLLPFVSEEIHLGLVGDGDGTGSVHLEDWPDATALPSDPALVASMDRVREVCSVALGLREDHRLRARLPLARLTVAGRDVAALEPLTALVRDEVNVKEVVLTDDLDAVGTFQLRPNARVLGPRLGKAVQDVIKAAKAGDWTAADDGTVTVAGQTLQPDEFEMALEAREGAAAAPLRDNGAVVELDVEVTPELAAEGLARDVVRMVQQARKDAGLQVTDRIRASLSLPQDAADAVAAHRDWVAEQVLATSLEVTVADGEPSATVAVAG, from the coding sequence ATGGATCCCGCCCCTCCCCCCGCTGACGGCGGCGGCACCGGCCGACCGCCCGGGCAGCCGTACCCGACCGTCCCGTCGCGCCCGGACCTGCCGGTCATCGAGCAGCGGCTGCTCGACCGCTGGGCGGACCAGAAGACCTTCGAGCGCTCGGTCGAGCAGCGGCCGGCCGACGACGAGTTCGTCTTCTACGACGGGCCGCCGTTCGCCAACGGGCTTCCCCACTACGGCCACCTGCTGACCGGCTACGTCAAGGACGTCGTGCCCCGCTACCAGACGATGCGGGGCAAGAGGGTGGAGCGCCGGTTCGGCTGGGACTGCCACGGCCTGCCGGCCGAGATGATGGTCGAGCAGGAGTCGGGCATCGCCGGCCGCGCCGCCATCACCGCCTTCGGCATCGACAAGTTCAACGACCTCTGCCGCACCTCGGTCCTGCGCTACACCGACGAGTGGGAGCGCTACGTCACGCGCCAGGCGCGCTGGGTCGACTTCGCGGACGACTACAAGACCATGGACCTCCCGTACATGGAGTCCGTGCTCTGGGCCTTCCGGCAGCTCTGGGACAAGGGGCTCGTCTACGAGGCGTACCGGGTCATGCCGTACTCGTGGGGCGCCGAGACCCCGCTGTCGAACTTCGAGATCCGCCTCGACGACGCCACCCGGCCCCGCCAGGACCCGGCGCTGACCGTCGCCTTCCGCGTGCTGGCCGACGCCCGGCCGGGCCGGGCCGGCGAGCTGCTCGGCGACGGACCGGCCGAGATCTGGGCATGGACGACCACGCCGTGGACCCTGCCGTCGAACCTGGCCCTCGCCGCCGGTCCCGCCCTCGAGTACTCGGTGGTCGACGTGGTCGACGGCCCGCGGGCCGGCACCCGCGTCGTGCTCGGCACGGGCGCGCTCGCCCGCTACGAGAAGGAGCTCGGCGAGGGCCACGAGGTCGTCGGCACGCTCACCGGCGCCGACCTCGGCGGCGTGCGCTACGAGCCGATGTTCCCGTACTTCGCGGGACGGGAGAACAGCTTCCGGGTGCTCACCGACGACTTCGTCACCGACGACGACGGCACGGGCGTGGTGCACATGGCCCCGGGCTTCGGCGAGGACGACCAGCGCGTCAGCGAGGCCAACGGCATCGTGCTCGTCTGCCCCGTCGACGACAGCGGCCGGTTCACGTCCGAGGTGCCCGACTACCAGGGCCAGAACGTCTTCGACGCCAACCCGAACGTCATCGCGGACCTGAAGGCGCGCGGCGTGGTCGTGCGCCACGACACCTACGACCACAACTACCCGCACTGCTGGCGGACCGACACGCCGATCATCTACAAGGCTGTGTCGTCCTGGTACGTCGAGGTCACCGCGTTCCGCGATCGCCTCGTCGAGCTGAACCAGGACATCAACTGGATCCCGTCCCACGTGCGCGACGGCCAGTTCGGCAAGTGGCTCGAGGGCGCCCGCGACTGGTCGATCAGCCGGAACCGCTTCTGGGGCTCGCCGATCCCGGTGTGGCGCTCCGACGATCCCGCCTACCCGCGCACCGACGTCTACGGCAGCCTCGAGGAGATCGAGCGCGACTTCGGCGTGCGCCTGACCGACCTGCACCGCCCGACCGTCGACGAGCTCGTCCGCCCCAACCCCGACGACCCGACCGGCCGGTCGATGATGCGACGAGTCCCCGAGGTGTTCGACTGCTGGTTCGAGTCGGGCTCCATGCCGTTCGCGCAGGTCCACTACCCGTTCGAGAACAAGAGCTGGTTCGACGAGCACTCCCCCGCCGACTTCATCGTCGAGTACATCGCCCAGACGCGAGGCTGGTTCTACACGCTGCACGTCCTGTCGGTCGCGCTGTTCGACAGGCCGGCGTTCTCCAACGTGATCTGCCACGGCGTCGTGCTCGACCACGAGGGCCGCAAGCTGTCGAAGAAGCTGCGCAACTACCCCGACCCCGAGGAGGTGATGAGCACCCTCGGCTCCGACGCGCTGCGCTGGTACCTGATGGCGTCGCCGATCCTCCGCGGCGGCGACCTGCGGATCGCCACCGACGCCAGCGACATCAGCGAGGTCGTCCGGCTCGTCATCAACCCGATCTGGAACGCCTACTCGTTCTTCACGCTCTACGCGAACGCCGACGGCGAGCGGGGCGCGCTCCGGACCGACTCCACGCACCTGCTCGACCGCTACGTCCTGGCCAAGACGCGGGAGCTGGTCGAGTCGACCCAGGCGCGCATGGACGCGTTCGACATCGCCGGCACCTGCGCCGACGTCGTCGCGTTCCTCGACGCCCTCAACAACTGGTACATCCGCCGCTCCCGCGAGCGGTTCTGGGGGACCGGGGTCACGGACGAGGACCGGGCCGACGCACGGGACACGCTGTTCACGGTGCTGACCACGCTGGCGCGGGTGACCGCGCCGCTGCTGCCGTTCGTGAGCGAGGAGATCCACCTCGGCCTCGTCGGCGACGGCGACGGAACCGGTTCGGTGCACCTCGAGGACTGGCCCGACGCGACGGCGCTGCCGTCGGACCCGGCCCTGGTCGCGTCGATGGACCGCGTGCGCGAGGTGTGCTCGGTCGCCCTCGGCCTGCGCGAGGACCACCGGCTCCGCGCCCGGCTGCCGCTCGCCCGCCTGACCGTCGCCGGCCGGGACGTCGCTGCGCTCGAGCCGCTGACCGCGCTCGTCCGCGACGAGGTCAACGTGAAGGAGGTCGTCCTGACCGACGACCTCGACGCCGTCGGCACGTTCCAACTCCGCCCCAACGCCCGCGTGCTCGGCCCGCGCCTCGGCAAGGCGGTGCAGGACGTCATCAAGGCGGCCAAGGCCGGCGACTGGACCGCCGCCGACGACGGCACGGTCACGGTGGCCGGGCAGACCCTGCAGCCCGACGAGTTCGAGATGGCGCTCGAGGCGCGGGAGGGCGCGGCTGCGGCGCCGCTGCGCGACAACGGCGCGGTCGTCGAGCTCGACGTCGAGGTCACCCCCGAGCTGGCGGCCGAGGGCCTCGCCCGGGACGTCGTCCGCATGGTGCAGCAGGCCCGCAAGGACGCCGGACTGCAGGTCACCGACCGCATCCGCGCCTCGCTGTCGCTGCCGCAGGACGCAGCCGACGCCGTCGCCGCGCACCGCGACTGGGTCGCCGAGCAGGTGCTCGCCACCTCGCTCGAGGTCACCGTCGCCGACGGCGAGCCGTCGGCCACCGTCGCCGTCGCCGGCTGA
- a CDS encoding NUDIX hydrolase, with amino-acid sequence MDAADPAPVAPGSPGSALWDPDAVPAATVAVLRDGPDGLEVLMLQRDQGLSFAGGMWVFPGGRLDPEDWPEPGEDDPDTAREVAARRAAVREAQEESGLDVDEAALRRWSHWTPPPRQDKRFTTAFFVAPASDATARVVIDDGEIRAHRWARPADAIALRDAGEITLAPPTYITLVQLLDHDSVDAVMAAADDRAIEHFATRIAVVGEQWIALYHGDVAYEVEEPDASVQGPRHRLLMDATWEYIRDAGP; translated from the coding sequence ATGGACGCCGCCGACCCCGCTCCCGTCGCCCCCGGCTCGCCCGGATCGGCGCTGTGGGACCCCGACGCGGTGCCCGCGGCCACCGTCGCCGTGCTCCGCGACGGGCCCGACGGGCTCGAGGTGCTGATGCTCCAGCGCGACCAGGGGCTGAGCTTCGCGGGCGGGATGTGGGTGTTCCCCGGCGGTCGGCTCGACCCCGAGGACTGGCCTGAGCCCGGTGAGGACGACCCCGACACGGCGCGCGAGGTCGCGGCGCGACGCGCCGCGGTCCGCGAGGCCCAGGAGGAGTCCGGGCTCGACGTCGACGAGGCCGCCCTCCGCCGCTGGTCGCACTGGACGCCGCCGCCCCGCCAGGACAAGCGGTTCACCACCGCCTTCTTCGTCGCCCCCGCCTCCGACGCCACTGCCCGGGTCGTGATCGACGACGGCGAGATCCGCGCCCACCGGTGGGCCCGGCCCGCCGACGCGATCGCCCTCCGCGACGCCGGCGAGATCACGCTCGCGCCGCCCACCTACATCACCCTCGTGCAGCTGCTCGACCACGACTCGGTCGACGCGGTCATGGCCGCCGCCGACGACCGGGCGATCGAGCACTTCGCCACCCGGATCGCCGTCGTCGGCGAGCAGTGGATCGCGCTCTACCACGGCGACGTCGCCTACGAGGTCGAGGAGCCCGACGCCTCGGTCCAGGGGCCACGGCACCGCCTCCTGATGGACGCCACGTGGGAGTACATCCGCGACGCCGGCCCCTGA